From Vallitalea longa, one genomic window encodes:
- a CDS encoding DUF4430 domain-containing protein, whose protein sequence is MKKKIVSLSVVIIILTISWFMGSKPAVPVDDKNTINNEKQVNKDDSDIDIEIVDNIDKNVEKQEQNKDLNNINDKDNNIENQQIAKSEESNIENQEDISELDNADDTNETDNENNEVSGSQIDETPKITDDDIKQESVQPEEKQHVPDIEQKDKPTNDTEPTDDVEKVSKESTINDDTDSVPTETKDNEQDEYLTDPVPEGKPQPLEPQEADVNESKSFELELAVRCDILLSNMNLLDKNKLELVPQDGMIFATKKVTAYEGESVFDVLLREMKNAKIHMEFVKTPMYNSAYIEGINNIYEFDAGDLSGWMYKVNDWFPNYGCSRYQVKENDKIEWIYTCDLGRDIGGDVSGGSFQ, encoded by the coding sequence ATGAAGAAGAAAATAGTTAGTCTTAGTGTAGTAATAATAATCTTAACAATCAGCTGGTTTATGGGAAGTAAACCAGCTGTACCTGTTGATGATAAAAATACAATAAATAATGAAAAGCAAGTAAATAAAGATGATTCAGATATAGATATAGAAATTGTTGATAACATAGATAAAAATGTTGAGAAGCAGGAACAAAATAAAGATTTAAATAATATTAACGATAAAGATAATAATATAGAAAATCAGCAAATTGCAAAAAGTGAAGAATCAAACATTGAAAATCAAGAGGATATTTCTGAACTTGATAATGCTGATGATACCAATGAAACAGATAATGAAAATAATGAAGTCAGTGGGAGTCAGATAGATGAAACACCAAAGATAACTGATGATGATATAAAACAAGAAAGTGTACAGCCAGAAGAAAAACAGCATGTACCAGACATAGAACAAAAAGATAAACCGACAAATGATACAGAACCAACTGATGATGTAGAAAAGGTTTCTAAGGAATCAACTATAAATGATGATACGGATTCTGTTCCAACAGAAACTAAAGATAATGAACAAGATGAATATCTAACTGATCCTGTACCAGAAGGCAAACCACAACCTTTAGAACCACAAGAGGCAGATGTAAATGAATCAAAATCTTTTGAATTGGAGTTAGCCGTCAGATGTGATATTCTTCTTAGCAATATGAATTTACTTGATAAAAATAAGTTGGAACTTGTTCCACAGGACGGAATGATTTTTGCAACCAAAAAAGTTACAGCATATGAAGGAGAAAGTGTATTTGATGTACTACTAAGAGAAATGAAAAATGCTAAGATACATATGGAATTCGTCAAAACACCTATGTACAATAGTGCATATATAGAAGGAATAAACAATATCTATGAATTCGATGCTGGTGATTTGAGTGGTTGGATGTACAAAGTTAACGATTGGTTTCCTAATTATGGTTGTTCCAGATATCAGGTGAAAGAAAATGATAAGATAGAGTGGATATATACATGTGATTTAGGTAGAGATATAGGAGGAGATGTGAGTGGCGGATCATTTCAGTAG
- a CDS encoding S-layer homology domain-containing protein — protein MKKLLSLLLVVFMMLSSATAFAQDSPQVIRDNQTGEITITGKANPNENVNVVIQKENKRYYIDSTSADNDGNYSFNTVVPVDKDYDAVVTIDGNRQDFQISKNDDGNDSEITIPSLPEGQDEIKQVGNNGEEITVTKDQVDIKIPDVEKEFKVNVTANDKAVKLNIGNSTKANVKVNLSNVHNQLPRIEAQNNDSALVIKENTSIDKNSGADIDLLRNLVLDQNRKKSIIDKIEGSNIINSNKKVDELEQSIMVGSEQSIVFSDYVEITFKGQAGKEAVYIQDDIIHNINRYSSDASGLASKKDEFAYDRNGDLVVKTKHFTDFIVFSTKDKGNNDDDNSGNSGSNPSTPSHKYITLSVDKLTINKGYVISSTRFEFNNGESVWDVLKDELDSRNISYDYEEPSENKYKSVYIKSIDGDGQFDHGTGSGWMYCVNGKYPNYGVDKYKLHNGDRVKIRYTTNLGKDLNAGNWDDSNDDDHDSHKSNNSKPDKNNTPKESSDNEGSNKDEVKEDQTKDNSLYLDQESISDWAKDAVEQASELKFINGYNNKFNPKDNISRAQFTKLIALLLDLDLHGTDTIEFTDISKDTWYRSYVNAAYNEDIIKGYGSLFKPDDNITREQMASIIVRALKLKERTSGSIIKDIDNVSDWAIKDVETAYSHKLINGYGGNFNPKEYVTREMAAVIIIRAYELKGNLKEEDLDINKLDDNIQQALDETTNYILENVKEPIVGSVGGEWAVLGLARRNADVPKDYYDNYYKKVAKKVKEQQTKTSRRWSTKVTDTQRVAIALTAIGKNPSDVEDIDLIDYTWNKGKNMPSLSEEHQILGNRQGLNELIYGLITIDLNNSKMPEDASISREEIIKRIIDVYETDEGGFNLRQDSETADADLTGMTIQALAPYYEKDGYENVTKAIDRALKTLSNIQDEKGGFASEFASFSGEAEATVESTVQVIVALCSLDINPTTDDRFIKNGNDPITNLMTYYNQGGGFKHLVDGEVNQMATEQGYYALVAYERFVNNQSSLYDMSDVNK, from the coding sequence ATGAAAAAGCTATTATCGCTTTTACTGGTAGTATTCATGATGTTGTCATCTGCAACAGCATTTGCACAAGATTCTCCTCAAGTCATAAGAGATAATCAAACAGGAGAAATCACTATTACTGGTAAGGCCAATCCTAATGAAAATGTTAATGTTGTTATACAAAAAGAGAATAAAAGATACTATATCGATTCAACATCAGCAGATAATGATGGGAACTACAGTTTTAATACTGTAGTCCCAGTTGATAAAGATTATGATGCTGTAGTGACTATAGATGGAAACAGACAAGACTTCCAAATCAGTAAGAATGACGATGGAAATGATTCAGAGATTACAATACCATCTCTACCAGAAGGACAAGATGAAATCAAGCAGGTAGGGAACAACGGTGAAGAGATAACAGTTACAAAAGATCAAGTTGACATAAAAATTCCTGATGTGGAAAAAGAATTCAAGGTTAATGTTACCGCTAATGATAAAGCTGTTAAATTGAATATTGGAAATAGCACTAAAGCTAATGTCAAAGTAAATCTTTCCAATGTACATAATCAATTGCCTAGAATTGAAGCTCAGAATAATGATTCTGCTTTAGTAATCAAAGAAAATACCAGTATTGACAAGAACAGTGGTGCAGATATTGATTTGCTAAGGAATCTTGTACTAGACCAAAACAGAAAGAAAAGCATAATAGATAAGATTGAAGGTTCTAATATTATAAACAGCAATAAAAAAGTTGATGAATTAGAACAATCAATTATGGTAGGTTCAGAACAATCAATAGTATTTTCTGATTATGTGGAAATAACTTTCAAAGGTCAGGCTGGAAAAGAAGCAGTATATATTCAAGATGATATCATACATAATATCAATAGATACAGCAGTGATGCATCTGGGTTAGCTTCTAAGAAAGATGAATTCGCATATGACCGTAACGGTGATTTAGTAGTCAAGACAAAGCACTTTACAGATTTTATAGTATTTTCTACAAAAGATAAAGGTAATAACGATGATGATAATAGTGGTAATAGTGGTTCCAATCCGTCTACACCAAGCCATAAATACATCACCCTTTCAGTTGATAAATTGACAATCAATAAAGGGTACGTTATATCATCAACCAGGTTTGAATTTAATAATGGAGAATCTGTTTGGGATGTTCTTAAGGATGAATTGGATTCAAGGAATATTTCTTATGATTATGAAGAACCTTCCGAAAATAAATACAAAAGTGTATATATAAAATCTATTGATGGTGACGGTCAATTTGATCATGGAACTGGTAGCGGTTGGATGTATTGTGTCAACGGTAAGTACCCTAATTATGGTGTTGACAAATACAAGTTACATAATGGTGATAGAGTAAAAATAAGATATACCACCAATCTAGGAAAAGATCTCAATGCAGGTAATTGGGATGATTCTAATGATGATGACCATGATAGCCATAAATCTAATAATAGTAAACCTGATAAAAATAATACACCAAAGGAATCTTCTGATAACGAAGGTAGCAATAAAGATGAAGTAAAAGAAGATCAGACTAAAGATAATTCACTATATCTAGATCAAGAAAGTATATCTGATTGGGCAAAAGATGCAGTAGAGCAAGCATCTGAATTGAAATTTATCAATGGCTATAACAATAAATTCAATCCCAAGGATAATATATCAAGAGCACAATTTACCAAATTGATAGCACTTCTACTTGACTTGGATTTACATGGAACAGACACTATTGAATTTACAGATATTAGTAAAGATACTTGGTACAGATCATATGTCAATGCTGCATATAATGAGGATATCATAAAAGGATACGGTTCTCTATTTAAGCCAGATGATAATATAACAAGAGAGCAAATGGCCAGTATCATAGTTCGTGCCTTGAAGTTAAAGGAAAGAACGAGTGGTAGTATAATAAAAGATATTGATAATGTATCTGATTGGGCTATAAAAGATGTTGAGACTGCTTATAGTCATAAGCTCATCAATGGTTATGGAGGTAATTTCAACCCTAAGGAATATGTCACTAGAGAAATGGCAGCAGTAATTATAATAAGAGCTTATGAACTCAAGGGTAATTTAAAAGAAGAAGATCTGGATATTAATAAATTAGATGATAATATACAACAGGCTCTAGATGAAACTACCAATTATATACTTGAAAATGTAAAAGAGCCTATTGTTGGTTCAGTAGGTGGTGAATGGGCGGTTCTTGGTCTAGCAAGAAGAAATGCAGATGTTCCTAAAGATTATTATGATAATTACTATAAGAAAGTAGCAAAGAAAGTTAAAGAACAACAAACAAAAACTTCAAGAAGATGGTCCACCAAAGTAACTGATACCCAAAGAGTAGCTATCGCTCTTACTGCTATAGGTAAGAATCCATCAGATGTAGAAGATATAGATCTTATAGATTATACATGGAACAAAGGTAAAAACATGCCTAGTCTCTCTGAGGAACACCAAATACTTGGTAATAGACAGGGACTTAATGAATTGATATATGGATTGATTACAATAGATCTGAATAATAGTAAAATGCCGGAAGATGCATCTATAAGCAGAGAAGAAATCATTAAAAGAATAATAGATGTATATGAAACAGATGAAGGTGGATTTAATCTTAGACAAGATTCTGAAACTGCTGATGCGGATTTAACAGGAATGACAATCCAAGCACTTGCACCTTATTATGAAAAGGATGGATATGAGAATGTAACAAAAGCTATTGATAGAGCACTTAAGACTCTATCCAATATCCAAGATGAGAAAGGTGGATTTGCAAGTGAATTCGCTAGTTTTTCTGGTGAAGCAGAAGCAACTGTGGAAAGTACCGTACAAGTTATTGTAGCACTATGCTCATTAGACATTAATCCAACAACTGATGATAGATTCATAAAAAACGGTAATGATCCAATAACTAACTTGATGACATACTATAATCAAGGAGGAGGATTCAAACATCTAGTTGATGGAGAAGTCAACCAGATGGCTACTGAACAAGGATATTATGCTCTAGTGGCATATGAGAGATTCGTCAATAATCAAAGCTCGTTATATGATATGAGTGATGTGAATAAGTAG
- a CDS encoding DUF4430 domain-containing protein yields MKRIKTKVLPILFSILMIVSCITPIYAQERGTLDITLASVENFDNNQDAMFNFSVVNTTNETLQANLIVGLYENNTNKMITYNYVNDEIKANSDKNWGTCIPIPADGEYKIKAFAWDNMHNPVTLSNTLIVNQHQEVISIDEKVDEAIKQAVKYQLDAVGEPGVATIGGDWTVFSLARSGLEIPEKYYETYYDKVVGRVKEESIKDKRRWDDKVTDVERVCLALSSIGKNPANVDGINLLDYIFNKAENFPEIKPDGELGHRQGVNELSFALLAIDAKDYKSETGITREKIINRILNDYQIKDGGFALSGDTLDVDTTAMTIQALAPYYDSNEDVKAAIDKAVDKLSKLQGSDGKYEISFVGSELTKPSETISQIIVALTSLGINPHTDSRFVKNDNSLITALLTYIDSTGGFKHVLDENVDGMATDQGLYALVAYDRLVEGKNTLYDMSDVDFSSVGTVQLSIEKRIIGKGDTVSRTSVDLYEKDNVFDVLKRLVDEKGLSMKCTYNDKYGSRYIVSIDGDGEFDHGNGSGWMYYVNGELPNVGVSAYFPEDGDVIRLRYTTNWGALEEPLVDVLKHKITEAEKYSKDDYTVGSFQVLEDAISDAKVITEDDSYNSTEDSKELIISAKIGELNKAIEGLVEDKNDKPVVAPDTIPEDFENDLWLNSNFRIMEVGDTYDLTARRVPEIIDDPISNRVAHPTYHYNVIKGDSVEIGATSDNGVNKIEAVSVGTSVIEVTYDATHQYNRDFGACSDVNKAYIVVDVTDGEDKGIDIKTSIDQRNYDTIYYAEGNTTDYTFDVDLTGSNDVKVLCNDNIIEPNDNKYTVSLENRSNIIEINATNENGTEKLFYVIDARKIEIDIENMSREDETIKAGDEVKVSFRGITLPVYKLATIYNPTFPSPWGNDDYTRVKYDNEILGEVKSNDNVGQYSLATANGIKITFDKEGVYDFTDGHIDESWWGSSLGSERDMTGPGEPNLGADVCSDTFSTLPDFSIVVEENDDILPTQIELDKNELSISTGDTENLYATILPDDAVDKSIIWESSDEKIATVVDGVITGISEGEATITVKSNVDNDITATCQVTVKDTGKKTDKTKLTQLIDEAEKLDKTSYTEKSYNGLLTVLDTAKDAVDKEDITQDEIDDIRLQLQSAIDDLEKEEDQEQGTGQDPISGIEITEKQLDQNDYDVFYYLADETYVIDGQEVTFVDGDTISYGAEEVGLRNKELSYSIDKGDDDIISAGEEIVIRFNGLSTPIGSVAGQWNSTYAGKLMITYNTDVEGLEVVQSENGNTDELKVLVPEGFVGEIGLTDGSIYEAANEWSPGIDGIGTSGNFGSLPDIQLIVE; encoded by the coding sequence ATGAAAAGGATCAAAACAAAAGTATTACCAATTTTATTTTCAATCTTAATGATTGTATCATGCATTACACCTATATACGCACAGGAGAGGGGAACCCTTGATATTACACTAGCAAGTGTAGAAAATTTTGATAACAATCAAGATGCAATGTTTAACTTTAGTGTAGTAAATACAACTAATGAAACGTTACAAGCCAATTTGATTGTTGGACTTTACGAGAATAACACTAACAAAATGATTACATATAACTATGTTAATGATGAAATCAAGGCAAACAGTGATAAGAATTGGGGTACTTGTATACCAATTCCTGCTGATGGCGAATATAAAATCAAGGCTTTCGCATGGGATAATATGCATAATCCAGTTACTTTAAGTAACACTTTGATAGTTAACCAGCATCAAGAAGTTATAAGTATAGATGAAAAAGTTGATGAGGCCATTAAGCAAGCAGTCAAGTATCAATTGGATGCGGTAGGTGAACCAGGAGTTGCTACTATTGGAGGAGATTGGACAGTATTTTCTCTAGCAAGGTCAGGATTAGAAATACCAGAAAAGTATTATGAAACTTATTATGATAAAGTTGTAGGTAGAGTAAAAGAAGAAAGTATCAAAGATAAAAGAAGATGGGATGATAAAGTCACAGATGTTGAGAGAGTCTGCTTAGCCCTTTCTTCAATTGGAAAAAATCCAGCAAATGTAGATGGTATTAATTTACTAGACTATATATTTAATAAGGCTGAGAATTTCCCAGAGATAAAACCAGATGGAGAATTAGGACATAGACAAGGTGTCAATGAACTAAGTTTTGCATTATTGGCTATAGATGCGAAAGATTATAAAAGTGAAACTGGCATAACAAGAGAAAAGATAATAAATAGAATACTTAATGACTATCAAATCAAAGATGGAGGATTTGCATTAAGTGGTGATACATTAGATGTAGATACTACTGCAATGACTATTCAAGCTCTAGCACCTTATTATGATAGTAATGAAGATGTGAAAGCTGCTATAGATAAAGCTGTTGATAAATTATCTAAGCTACAGGGCAGTGATGGAAAATATGAAATCTCATTTGTTGGTAGTGAATTGACTAAACCATCAGAGACAATATCACAGATCATAGTTGCATTGACTTCACTTGGTATCAATCCTCATACTGATAGTAGATTCGTCAAAAATGATAATAGTTTAATAACTGCTTTACTTACATACATAGATTCTACTGGTGGATTTAAACATGTTCTTGACGAGAATGTTGATGGTATGGCTACTGATCAAGGACTATATGCATTAGTTGCTTATGATAGATTAGTAGAAGGCAAAAATACATTATACGATATGTCTGATGTCGATTTCAGTTCAGTAGGAACAGTTCAATTATCTATTGAAAAGAGAATAATAGGTAAAGGTGATACAGTAAGTCGAACATCCGTAGATTTATATGAAAAAGATAATGTATTTGATGTATTGAAAAGGCTTGTAGATGAAAAAGGCTTATCTATGAAGTGTACATATAATGATAAATACGGAAGTCGTTATATTGTATCAATAGATGGAGATGGAGAATTTGACCATGGTAATGGTTCAGGGTGGATGTATTATGTAAACGGTGAATTGCCTAACGTTGGTGTATCAGCGTATTTCCCTGAAGATGGAGATGTTATCAGATTAAGATATACTACGAATTGGGGTGCGTTGGAAGAACCTCTAGTAGATGTATTAAAACATAAAATCACAGAAGCAGAAAAATACTCTAAGGATGATTATACTGTTGGATCTTTCCAAGTGCTTGAAGATGCTATCAGTGATGCCAAGGTAATTACTGAAGATGACAGTTATAATAGTACCGAGGATTCAAAAGAATTAATAATAAGTGCCAAGATAGGTGAATTAAACAAAGCTATTGAAGGATTGGTAGAAGACAAAAATGATAAGCCTGTAGTTGCTCCTGATACTATTCCAGAGGATTTTGAAAATGACTTATGGCTTAATTCCAATTTCAGAATCATGGAAGTAGGAGATACATATGACTTAACAGCAAGACGTGTACCTGAAATAATTGATGATCCTATAAGTAACAGAGTAGCTCATCCTACATACCATTACAATGTTATAAAAGGTGATAGTGTAGAAATTGGTGCAACATCCGATAATGGAGTCAACAAAATAGAAGCTGTCAGCGTGGGAACTAGTGTTATTGAAGTTACATATGATGCGACTCACCAATATAATAGAGATTTCGGTGCTTGTTCTGACGTTAACAAAGCGTATATCGTTGTAGATGTAACAGATGGGGAAGATAAAGGTATAGATATAAAAACAAGTATAGACCAAAGGAACTATGACACTATATATTATGCTGAGGGAAATACAACTGATTATACTTTTGACGTAGATTTAACAGGTAGTAACGATGTAAAAGTATTATGTAATGACAATATAATAGAGCCAAATGATAATAAATATACTGTATCTCTTGAAAATAGAAGCAATATCATAGAGATAAACGCTACAAATGAAAATGGTACAGAAAAATTATTCTATGTTATAGATGCAAGAAAAATAGAAATAGATATAGAAAATATGTCAAGAGAAGATGAAACAATAAAAGCTGGAGATGAAGTAAAAGTAAGTTTCAGAGGAATAACACTTCCAGTTTATAAATTAGCTACAATCTATAATCCTACTTTCCCATCTCCATGGGGAAATGATGATTATACGAGAGTTAAATATGATAATGAAATTCTAGGCGAAGTTAAATCCAATGACAATGTTGGACAATATTCTTTAGCTACAGCAAATGGGATAAAGATAACATTCGATAAAGAAGGAGTCTACGATTTCACTGATGGACATATTGATGAATCTTGGTGGGGTTCTTCATTAGGTTCAGAAAGAGATATGACAGGTCCAGGAGAACCTAACCTCGGAGCTGATGTATGCAGTGATACTTTCTCCACATTACCTGATTTTTCAATAGTTGTGGAAGAGAATGATGATATATTGCCTACACAAATAGAACTAGATAAAAATGAATTATCTATAAGTACAGGTGATACTGAGAATCTCTATGCTACAATACTACCTGATGATGCTGTAGATAAAAGTATCATATGGGAATCAAGTGATGAAAAAATAGCTACAGTAGTAGATGGAGTAATCACTGGTATAAGTGAAGGGGAGGCAACTATAACTGTAAAAAGCAATGTAGATAATGATATTACAGCTACTTGCCAAGTAACAGTAAAAGATACAGGCAAGAAAACAGATAAGACTAAATTGACACAATTGATAGATGAAGCAGAGAAACTTGATAAAACATCATATACAGAAAAGAGCTATAATGGTCTATTGACTGTATTGGATACTGCTAAAGATGCAGTTGATAAAGAAGATATCACTCAAGACGAAATAGATGATATCAGATTGCAATTACAATCGGCAATAGATGATTTAGAGAAAGAAGAAGACCAAGAACAAGGTACAGGACAAGACCCTATATCCGGTATTGAAATAACAGAAAAACAATTAGATCAAAATGATTATGATGTATTTTATTACCTAGCTGATGAAACTTATGTTATTGATGGACAAGAAGTAACTTTTGTAGATGGTGATACAATCAGTTATGGTGCTGAAGAAGTTGGATTAAGGAATAAAGAGCTAAGTTATAGCATTGATAAAGGTGATGATGACATCATCTCTGCAGGAGAAGAGATCGTAATCAGATTCAATGGTCTATCAACACCAATAGGATCAGTAGCAGGTCAATGGAATTCTACTTATGCTGGAAAATTGATGATAACATATAATACAGATGTAGAAGGCTTGGAAGTAGTACAATCTGAAAATGGAAATACAGATGAACTTAAAGTTTTAGTTCCAGAGGGTTTTGTTGGAGAGATAGGATTAACTGATGGTTCTATATACGAAGCAGCCAATGAATGGAGTCCAGGAATAGATGGAATAGGTACAAGTGGTAATTTTGGTTCTTTACCTGATATACAATTAATAGTGGAATAG
- a CDS encoding MFS transporter: MSTKINKNGFRYLVLAQIISDLGNWFYTAALSAMVYIITQSSLALSFTLIFSLLPSAIFSFVGGGISDRFNAKKTLILMDAVRAVSILFVLFFKSSDTLYIVYVVAFMNSICGALHTISKNVIIQKLFKGVELRKVISRLRMYYELTVIFGSMCGGMILAYLGFYTVVIVNSASFVVAMIFVLLIRYNNKTSVVVEKEEKISFINLQKEGFKYIFSNGTLKEIALYKMFYTVAGGILNILPAIIALGRFNYGEEGTGFIFASIGVGSIIGAWLNGIIKTKEYSNKYMAYGAIVFVFGFIILMLAPNFYVALVATGIVGGVSIFLQTYTEGSYMVLVDEAFVGRVSGTFLFITYGGITISLGILGAVLKEHFMLTLFICIIIILIPNILNLLIKAYSRKNDKEYIFEK; encoded by the coding sequence ATGTCAACAAAAATAAATAAAAATGGTTTTAGATATCTAGTATTGGCTCAAATAATTTCTGATCTAGGAAATTGGTTTTACACAGCGGCTTTAAGTGCTATGGTATATATTATTACCCAGTCATCTTTAGCTTTGTCTTTTACATTAATTTTCAGTTTGCTTCCTTCTGCTATTTTTTCATTCGTGGGTGGAGGTATTAGTGATCGTTTTAATGCAAAAAAAACATTAATATTAATGGATGCAGTGAGAGCTGTTAGTATATTGTTTGTTTTGTTTTTTAAATCATCAGATACATTATATATTGTATATGTAGTTGCCTTCATGAATTCAATATGTGGTGCTTTACATACTATTTCTAAAAATGTCATCATTCAAAAGTTATTTAAAGGAGTTGAACTTAGAAAAGTTATTTCAAGACTTAGAATGTATTATGAACTTACTGTCATTTTCGGTTCTATGTGTGGTGGAATGATATTGGCTTACTTGGGTTTCTATACAGTAGTTATAGTTAATTCAGCTTCATTCGTAGTAGCTATGATATTCGTGCTATTGATCAGATATAATAATAAAACTTCTGTAGTTGTAGAAAAAGAGGAAAAAATTAGTTTTATAAATCTACAAAAAGAAGGATTTAAATATATATTTTCAAATGGTACATTAAAAGAAATCGCTTTGTATAAGATGTTTTATACTGTTGCAGGAGGAATACTTAATATCTTGCCAGCTATTATTGCTTTAGGCAGATTTAATTATGGAGAAGAGGGTACAGGATTCATATTTGCAAGCATTGGGGTAGGATCAATAATTGGAGCATGGCTTAATGGTATAATAAAAACAAAAGAATATAGTAATAAATATATGGCTTATGGTGCAATTGTTTTCGTATTTGGATTCATAATACTTATGTTAGCACCTAATTTCTATGTGGCTCTTGTTGCCACTGGTATTGTAGGGGGAGTTAGTATATTCTTACAAACTTATACAGAAGGTAGCTATATGGTTTTGGTGGACGAAGCATTTGTTGGTAGGGTAAGTGGCACATTTTTATTTATTACTTATGGAGGGATAACTATCTCTTTAGGTATATTGGGAGCTGTACTGAAAGAGCATTTTATGTTGACTTTGTTTATATGCATAATCATAATACTCATTCCTAATATATTGAATTTGTTGATAAAAGCATATAGTAGAAAAAATGATAAAGAGTATATATTCGAGAAATGA
- a CDS encoding helix-turn-helix domain-containing protein produces MNLYRFGKEFSEIRRSNNISQQRLADTIQCSRKYISLIETGKVAPSTNMIVEMSKILGNDIIDLLKFSDYDDPDFMISTKKKVSLLINSCDYTGLNDQLTIMEHHTDFQTPQNEQYILYLKSICEMEINHDYYKSIDLIKESLFLKKNDDLLLFLHKNKLSSDKIRSYHSLAIIFHFINGYKYSIEILEYLLTHSNISSSLSNLSKVKMYNTLANTYILMDKHTNALNVINKALSIIDCMDLNVLSILHFNKAYILFKCNEIKNSKEYFVMTYYDYKNLNNQKLMKYLIHFAQNNCSIDITPYIL; encoded by the coding sequence ATGAATTTGTATAGATTTGGAAAAGAATTTAGTGAAATAAGACGTTCTAATAATATCTCTCAACAAAGATTAGCTGATACTATACAATGTAGCCGTAAATATATTAGTCTAATCGAAACAGGAAAAGTAGCTCCATCAACTAATATGATAGTTGAAATGTCTAAAATACTAGGTAACGACATAATAGATTTATTAAAATTTTCTGACTATGATGATCCTGATTTTATGATATCAACTAAAAAGAAAGTAAGTTTATTAATAAATTCATGTGATTATACTGGTCTCAACGACCAACTGACTATAATGGAACATCATACCGATTTTCAAACCCCGCAAAACGAGCAGTATATATTATATCTAAAATCAATATGTGAAATGGAGATAAATCACGATTATTATAAATCAATAGACCTTATCAAAGAATCTTTATTCCTTAAAAAAAATGATGATTTATTATTGTTTTTACATAAAAACAAACTATCCTCTGATAAAATTCGTTCTTATCATAGTTTAGCTATTATATTTCATTTCATAAATGGCTATAAATATAGCATTGAGATATTAGAATATTTATTGACACATAGCAATATTTCATCAAGTCTTTCCAACTTGTCGAAAGTAAAAATGTATAATACTTTAGCTAACACATATATTCTTATGGATAAACATACAAATGCTCTTAATGTGATAAATAAAGCACTATCAATAATAGATTGCATGGATTTAAATGTTCTGAGCATCTTACATTTTAATAAAGCCTATATACTATTTAAATGTAATGAGATTAAAAATAGCAAGGAATACTTTGTCATGACTTACTATGACTATAAAAATCTAAATAACCAAAAACTAATGAAGTACTTAATACATTTTGCTCAAAACAACTGCTCCATAGATATTACTCCCTATATTTTATAA
- the pyrE gene encoding orotate phosphoribosyltransferase, whose product MEQYKREFIEFMVECGVLTFGDFVTKSGRKTPFFVNTGNYRTGSQLSRLSEFYAKAIMGNFDGDFNVLFGPAYKGIPLSVTTAVALSNSYGKEVSYCSNRKEIKDHGDKGILLGSKLKDGDKVIIIEDVTTAGTSIYETMPIIKANGDVDVKGLIISVDRMEKGQGDESALNELAEKFNMKTCAIVTMDEVVEHLYKREIDGKVLIDDDIKDKIDEYYSIYRGK is encoded by the coding sequence ATGGAGCAGTATAAGAGAGAGTTTATCGAGTTCATGGTGGAGTGTGGGGTTCTTACTTTTGGTGATTTTGTGACTAAGAGTGGGAGGAAGACTCCGTTCTTCGTTAATACTGGGAATTATAGGACTGGTAGTCAGTTAAGTAGGCTTAGTGAGTTTTATGCAAAGGCGATTATGGGTAATTTTGATGGTGATTTCAATGTGTTGTTTGGACCAGCTTACAAGGGGATTCCTTTGAGTGTTACTACGGCTGTAGCTCTTAGTAACAGCTATGGAAAGGAAGTTTCATATTGTTCCAATAGGAAAGAGATTAAGGATCATGGTGATAAGGGAATTTTGCTTGGAAGTAAGTTGAAAGATGGTGACAAGGTTATTATCATTGAGGATGTTACTACTGCAGGGACTTCCATATATGAGACTATGCCTATTATTAAAGCTAATGGGGATGTAGATGTGAAAGGATTGATTATCTCTGTGGATAGAATGGAAAAAGGGCAGGGAGATGAGAGTGCTCTTAATGAATTGGCAGAGAAGTTCAATATGAAAACATGTGCTATAGTGACTATGGATGAGGTTGTTGAGCATCTATATAAAAGAGAGATTGATGGAAAGGTACTTATTGATGATGATATAAAAGACAAAATTGACGAATATTACAGTATTTATAGAGGAAAATAG